One region of Streptomyces rishiriensis genomic DNA includes:
- a CDS encoding NAD kinase, whose translation MTQNRARTVFLLAHTGRPAAIRSAELVVKGLLREGIGVRVLEYEAADLPLPEEVELVSEATPQCLEGCELLIVLGGDGTLLRGAEFARASGVPMLGVNLGSVGFLAEAERDDLDKVVDRVVTKAYEVEERMTVDVVVHRNGDIVHTDWALNEAAVQKAGAEKLLEVVLEIDGRPVTGFGCDGIVLSTPTGSTAYAFSAGGPVVWPEVEALLMVPISAHALFAKPLVTSPDSVLAVEVLPHIPPGVLWCDGRRTVELPPGARVEVRRGAVPVRLARLHHASFTDRLVAKFALPVSGWRGARQ comes from the coding sequence TTGACTCAGAACCGAGCTCGTACTGTTTTCCTGCTCGCCCACACCGGGCGGCCCGCGGCCATCCGCAGCGCCGAGCTGGTAGTCAAGGGTTTGCTGCGTGAGGGCATCGGGGTGCGCGTCCTGGAGTACGAGGCCGCCGATCTCCCCCTTCCGGAGGAGGTGGAGCTGGTCTCCGAGGCCACCCCGCAGTGCCTGGAGGGGTGTGAGCTGCTCATCGTCCTCGGCGGTGACGGCACGCTGCTGCGCGGCGCGGAGTTCGCCCGGGCGTCCGGGGTGCCGATGCTCGGCGTCAACCTCGGCAGCGTCGGCTTCCTCGCCGAGGCCGAACGCGACGACCTCGACAAGGTCGTCGACCGGGTGGTGACGAAGGCGTACGAGGTCGAGGAGCGGATGACCGTCGATGTCGTCGTGCACCGCAACGGGGACATCGTGCACACCGACTGGGCGCTGAACGAGGCGGCCGTGCAGAAGGCCGGCGCGGAGAAGCTGCTCGAGGTCGTGCTGGAGATCGACGGGCGGCCGGTCACCGGGTTCGGGTGCGACGGGATCGTGCTGTCCACGCCGACCGGGTCGACCGCCTACGCGTTCTCGGCGGGCGGCCCCGTGGTGTGGCCCGAGGTCGAGGCGCTGCTGATGGTGCCGATCAGTGCGCACGCGCTGTTCGCCAAGCCGTTGGTGACCTCGCCCGACTCCGTGCTCGCGGTGGAGGTGCTGCCGCACATTCCGCCGGGCGTGCTGTGGTGCGACGGGCGGCGTACCGTCGAGCTGCCCCCGGGGGCCCGGGTCGAGGTGCGGCGGGGGGCGGTGCCGGTTCGGCTCGCCCGGCTGCACCACGCTTCGTTCACGGACCGGCTGGTGGCGAAGTTCGCGCTCCCCGTCTCCGGGTGGCGAGGGGCCCGGCAGTAG
- a CDS encoding TlyA family RNA methyltransferase, translating to MAGVARRRLDAELVRRKLARSREHAGQLIAAGRVTVGRTVATKSATQVETAAAIVVSVDGDDPDYVSRGGHKLAGALAAFVPRGLVVEGRRALDAGASTGGFTDVLLRAGAAHVVAVDVGYGQLAWSLRSDERVTVKDRTNVRELTLEAIDGEPVDLVVGDLSFIPLGLVLPALARCTGPDADLVMMVKPQFEVGKERLGSGGVVRSPQLRAEAVRGVAGKAWDLGLGVNGVTASPLPGPSGNVEYFLWLRAGAPALDPADVDRAVAEGPR from the coding sequence GTGGCAGGAGTCGCACGACGCCGTCTGGACGCGGAGCTGGTCCGCCGCAAGCTCGCGCGCTCGCGTGAGCATGCCGGCCAGCTGATCGCCGCCGGGCGGGTCACCGTCGGCAGGACCGTCGCGACCAAGTCCGCCACCCAGGTCGAGACGGCGGCCGCGATCGTCGTCTCCGTCGACGGCGACGACCCCGACTACGTGTCCCGGGGCGGCCACAAGCTCGCCGGCGCGCTGGCCGCGTTCGTGCCGCGCGGGCTCGTGGTGGAGGGGCGCCGGGCGCTGGACGCCGGCGCGTCGACCGGCGGATTCACCGATGTGCTGCTGCGGGCGGGGGCCGCGCACGTGGTCGCCGTCGACGTCGGATACGGACAACTCGCGTGGTCTCTTCGCAGCGATGAACGCGTCACCGTCAAGGACCGTACGAACGTACGCGAGTTGACGCTCGAAGCGATCGATGGGGAGCCTGTGGATCTTGTCGTGGGGGACTTGTCCTTCATCCCGCTGGGGCTGGTGCTGCCCGCCCTGGCCCGGTGCACCGGGCCGGACGCGGACCTGGTGATGATGGTCAAGCCGCAGTTCGAGGTGGGGAAGGAACGGCTCGGCAGCGGGGGTGTCGTACGCAGTCCGCAGCTGCGGGCGGAAGCGGTGCGGGGCGTGGCCGGGAAGGCGTGGGACCTGGGGCTCGGGGTGAACGGTGTCACCGCCAGCCCGCTGCCCGGGCCTTCGGGCAATGTCGAGTACTTTCTGTGGCTCAGGGCCGGGGCGCCTGCCCTCGACCCGGCCGACGTTGACCGTGCAGTTGCGGAGGGGCCGCGTTGA
- a CDS encoding alkyl sulfatase C-terminal domain-containing protein has product MATIEECHAALEKLSDSMRGAEGDVRTAAALDRSVSCRITDLDVTFVGRMTDGRIVVQDTLQGPPVEKAEIRLTMTGDDLVALVAGELNFAKAWASGRVKLEAGLRDLFQLRKLL; this is encoded by the coding sequence ATGGCCACGATCGAGGAGTGCCACGCCGCACTCGAGAAGCTCTCCGACAGCATGCGCGGCGCCGAAGGGGACGTCCGGACGGCCGCCGCCCTGGACCGTTCGGTGAGCTGCCGGATCACCGACCTGGACGTGACGTTCGTCGGCCGGATGACGGACGGCCGGATCGTCGTGCAGGACACACTTCAGGGGCCTCCTGTGGAGAAGGCCGAGATCAGGCTGACCATGACCGGCGACGATCTCGTCGCACTCGTCGCCGGCGAGCTGAACTTCGCGAAGGCGTGGGCCTCGGGGCGGGTGAAGCTGGAGGCGGGCCTGCGCGACCTGTTCCAGCTCAGGAAACTTCTGTAG
- a CDS encoding ABC transporter ATP-binding protein — protein MTGADGDTGRSADRNNRRSTVNRLSAENVTLAYDQRVIAEQLSVEIPDNSFTVIVGPNACGKSTLLRALSRMLKPSRGRVLLDGQVIQSMPAKKVARTLGLLPQSSIAPDGITVADLVGRGRYPHQGILRQWSAEDERVVRESMAQTGVAELADRFVDELSGGQRQRVWIAMALAQQTPLLLLDEPTTYLDIQHQIDVLDLCAELHEEQGRTLVAVLHDLNHAARYATHLIALKGGEVIAQGAPNDIVTAGLVEEVFGLRCQVIDDPETGTPLVVPAARKARVRVEQAVATEVS, from the coding sequence ATGACCGGCGCAGACGGCGACACCGGCCGCTCGGCCGACCGGAACAACCGAAGGAGCACCGTGAACCGCCTGTCCGCCGAGAACGTCACCCTCGCCTATGACCAGCGGGTCATCGCCGAACAGCTGTCGGTGGAGATACCTGACAACTCCTTCACGGTGATCGTCGGCCCGAACGCCTGCGGCAAGTCGACGCTGCTGCGCGCGCTGTCGCGGATGCTGAAGCCGAGTCGGGGCCGGGTGCTGCTCGACGGGCAGGTCATCCAGTCCATGCCCGCCAAGAAGGTCGCGCGGACGCTGGGGCTGCTGCCGCAGTCGTCGATCGCGCCCGACGGAATCACCGTCGCCGACCTCGTGGGCCGCGGCCGCTACCCGCACCAGGGCATCCTGCGCCAGTGGTCGGCCGAGGACGAGCGGGTCGTACGGGAGTCCATGGCGCAGACCGGGGTCGCCGAACTCGCCGACCGCTTTGTCGACGAGCTGTCCGGCGGTCAGCGCCAGCGCGTGTGGATCGCGATGGCCCTCGCCCAGCAGACACCGCTGCTGCTGCTGGACGAGCCGACGACCTATCTCGACATCCAGCACCAGATCGACGTCCTGGACCTGTGCGCGGAGCTGCACGAGGAGCAGGGGCGCACGCTCGTCGCCGTGCTGCACGATCTCAACCACGCGGCCCGGTACGCCACCCACCTGATCGCGCTGAAGGGCGGCGAGGTCATCGCGCAGGGCGCGCCGAACGACATCGTCACGGCCGGGCTGGTGGAGGAGGTCTTCGGGCTGCGCTGCCAGGTCATCGACGACCCGGAGACGGGGACCCCGCTGGTGGTTCCGGCGGCCCGGAAGGCACGGGTGCGGGTCGAGCAGGCGGTCGCTACAGAAGTTTCCTGA
- a CDS encoding FecCD family ABC transporter permease yields MKTAQKIPHGRPRALRTPGGFSVRLEPRALIVVAALVVAALAASVVLIGTGDFPIPARDVVKTLLGEGDAGQEFIVNELRLPRVLVGLLVGASLGIGGALFQAVSRNPLGSPDVLGLGQGATAGALVMIVLYSGSAAQVTLGALVGGLVTGALIYVLAWKRGVHGYRLVLVGIGISAIATAVNGYLMTKADFVDAARAVVWMTGTLDGRDWKQVWPLLALVCVLVPLVLANARGLRMMEMGDDVSHALGVRVERVRLVLMVSAVLLTAAATAAAGPVSFVALTAPQLARRLTRSPGPNLVPSLCMGAALLVTADWASQRLFGDGQLPVGVVTAVLGGVYLLWLLVTERKAGRI; encoded by the coding sequence GTGAAGACCGCGCAGAAGATCCCCCACGGCCGCCCTCGGGCGCTGCGCACCCCGGGCGGGTTCTCCGTCCGGCTGGAGCCGCGGGCGCTGATCGTCGTCGCCGCGCTGGTGGTGGCCGCGCTCGCCGCGAGCGTGGTGCTGATCGGCACCGGCGACTTCCCGATCCCGGCCCGGGACGTCGTGAAGACACTGCTCGGCGAGGGCGACGCCGGCCAGGAGTTCATCGTCAACGAGCTGCGGCTGCCGCGGGTCCTCGTGGGCCTGCTCGTCGGGGCCTCGCTGGGGATCGGCGGCGCGCTCTTCCAGGCCGTGTCGCGCAACCCGCTGGGCAGCCCGGACGTGCTGGGGCTCGGACAGGGCGCGACGGCCGGCGCGCTCGTGATGATCGTGCTGTACTCCGGGAGCGCCGCCCAGGTGACCCTCGGCGCGCTGGTGGGCGGCCTGGTGACCGGGGCCCTCATCTACGTGCTGGCGTGGAAGCGGGGCGTCCACGGGTATCGGCTGGTGCTCGTCGGCATCGGCATCTCGGCGATCGCGACGGCGGTCAACGGTTATCTGATGACCAAGGCCGACTTCGTCGACGCGGCCCGAGCGGTCGTGTGGATGACCGGCACCCTCGACGGCCGTGACTGGAAGCAGGTCTGGCCGCTGCTCGCGCTGGTCTGTGTGCTCGTGCCGCTGGTGCTCGCCAACGCGCGCGGGCTGCGGATGATGGAGATGGGCGACGACGTCTCCCACGCGCTGGGGGTGCGTGTGGAGCGCGTCCGTCTGGTGCTGATGGTCTCCGCCGTGCTGCTCACCGCGGCCGCCACCGCCGCCGCGGGGCCCGTCAGCTTCGTGGCGCTGACCGCGCCGCAGCTCGCCCGGCGCCTGACCCGCTCGCCCGGGCCCAACCTCGTGCCGTCCCTGTGCATGGGCGCCGCCCTGCTGGTCACCGCCGACTGGGCCTCGCAGCGGCTCTTCGGCGACGGACAGCTGCCCGTGGGGGTGGTCACCGCCGTGCTGGGCGGGGTCTACCTGCTGTGGCTTCTCGTCACCGAGCGCAAAGCGGGCCGGATATGA
- a CDS encoding FecCD family ABC transporter permease, translating to MLVDSVPEQRAEIAPAPPKRRAIRAVGLLAAVAVLLLVAAASIAVGAKELSVAQVLHGLFEDSGTYADVVVAERLSRTVLGLLVGAALGLSGAVLQALTRNPLADPGLLGINAGASAAVVTAITYFGVTSLTGYVWFAFFGAAAVGALVWFLGGSRGATPVRLALAGTAISAALYGYLQAVMIMDDAALARMRFWTVGSLSTATDETIRQVLPFLVVGTLLAFVLARPLNAVAMGDDTAKALGADLNRTRALSMLAATVLSGAATAACGPIVFVGLMVPHIVRSFTGPDLRWIMPYAAVLSPVLLLGSDVVGRVVARPSEVQVGVITAIIGGPVFIFLVRRRRTAQL from the coding sequence GTGTTGGTCGACAGTGTTCCCGAACAGCGCGCGGAGATCGCCCCCGCGCCTCCAAAACGCCGCGCGATACGTGCCGTCGGGCTGCTCGCCGCCGTGGCGGTACTGCTGCTGGTGGCGGCGGCGAGCATCGCCGTCGGCGCCAAGGAGCTGTCCGTCGCTCAGGTCCTGCACGGGTTGTTCGAGGACTCGGGGACCTACGCGGACGTCGTGGTCGCCGAGCGCTTGTCGCGGACCGTGCTGGGGCTGCTCGTCGGGGCCGCGCTCGGGCTGTCCGGCGCCGTGCTCCAGGCGCTGACGCGCAATCCGCTCGCCGACCCCGGGCTGCTCGGTATCAACGCGGGCGCCTCGGCCGCCGTCGTCACCGCCATCACCTACTTCGGTGTCACGAGCCTGACCGGCTATGTGTGGTTCGCCTTCTTCGGGGCGGCCGCCGTCGGCGCGCTGGTCTGGTTCCTCGGCGGGAGCCGGGGAGCCACGCCGGTGCGGCTCGCGCTCGCCGGCACGGCGATCAGTGCCGCGCTCTACGGCTATCTGCAGGCCGTGATGATCATGGATGACGCGGCGCTCGCCAGAATGCGGTTCTGGACGGTCGGTTCGCTGTCCACGGCGACCGACGAGACCATCCGGCAGGTGCTGCCCTTCCTGGTCGTCGGCACCCTCCTCGCTTTCGTCCTGGCCCGGCCGCTGAACGCCGTGGCCATGGGCGACGACACCGCCAAGGCGCTCGGCGCCGACCTGAACCGCACCCGGGCGCTGTCGATGCTCGCCGCGACCGTACTGAGCGGTGCCGCGACCGCGGCCTGCGGGCCCATCGTGTTCGTCGGGCTGATGGTCCCGCACATCGTCCGCTCGTTCACCGGCCCCGACCTGCGCTGGATCATGCCCTACGCGGCCGTTCTGTCGCCGGTGCTGCTGCTGGGTTCCGATGTCGTCGGCCGCGTCGTCGCCCGGCCTTCGGAGGTCCAGGTCGGCGTCATCACCGCGATCATCGGCGGCCCGGTCTTCATCTTTCTCGTACGACGGCGGAGGACGGCCCAGCTGTGA
- a CDS encoding HAD hydrolase-like protein, producing MSRSVRTRPEGSGQALSEAYDTALLDLDGVVYAGGDAIAYAVESLATARAGGMRLAYVTNNALRTPDAVAGHLTELGIPTGADEVITSAQAVARLISEQVPAGARVLVIGGEGLRVALRERGLEPVESADDEPAAVVQGFGGPDLPWGRFAEASYAVARGVPWFASNTDLTIPSGRGIAPGNGAAVEVVRIATGAEPQVAGKPLPPMHRETILRTGAERPLVVGDRLDTDIEGAFNGEVDSLLVLTGVTDGAQLLAAPPQHRPTYVDGDLRGMLTGQPEVVVDGGGFRCGGWTASAGAGSLELAGEGEALDGLRALCAAAWTAAGEGTCELDGGKALARLGW from the coding sequence ATGAGCCGGAGCGTCAGGACGAGGCCCGAGGGCAGTGGGCAGGCCCTGAGCGAGGCGTACGACACGGCGCTGCTCGACCTGGACGGGGTGGTGTACGCGGGGGGTGACGCGATCGCGTACGCCGTCGAGTCGCTGGCCACCGCGCGTGCGGGCGGGATGCGTCTCGCGTACGTCACCAACAACGCGCTGCGGACGCCGGACGCGGTGGCCGGGCATCTGACGGAGCTGGGGATACCGACGGGCGCCGACGAGGTCATCACCTCGGCGCAGGCGGTCGCGCGGCTGATCAGTGAGCAGGTTCCGGCGGGGGCGCGGGTGCTGGTGATCGGCGGGGAGGGGCTGCGGGTCGCGCTGCGCGAGCGCGGGCTCGAGCCGGTGGAGTCGGCGGACGACGAACCGGCGGCCGTCGTGCAGGGATTCGGCGGGCCCGACCTGCCGTGGGGGCGGTTCGCGGAGGCCTCGTACGCCGTCGCGCGCGGGGTGCCGTGGTTCGCGTCCAACACGGACCTGACGATTCCGAGCGGGCGGGGCATCGCGCCGGGCAACGGCGCGGCGGTGGAGGTCGTGCGGATCGCGACCGGTGCCGAACCGCAGGTCGCGGGCAAGCCGTTGCCTCCCATGCACCGGGAGACGATCCTGCGGACCGGCGCCGAGCGGCCGTTGGTCGTCGGGGACCGGCTGGACACCGACATCGAGGGGGCGTTCAACGGCGAGGTCGACTCGCTGCTCGTCCTCACGGGCGTCACCGACGGGGCGCAGTTGCTGGCCGCGCCGCCGCAGCACCGGCCGACGTATGTCGACGGCGATCTGCGGGGGATGCTCACCGGCCAGCCCGAGGTCGTCGTGGACGGTGGTGGCTTCCGGTGCGGTGGCTGGACGGCGAGCGCGGGCGCCGGAAGCCTGGAGCTGGCCGGGGAGGGCGAAGCCCTGGACGGGCTGCGGGCGTTGTGCGCGGCGGCCTGGACGGCGGCCGGTGAGGGGACGTGCGAGCTGGACGGCGGGAAGGCGCTGGCGCGGTTGGGGTGGTGA
- a CDS encoding DUF1015 domain-containing protein: MNSAGHSEATAPRGLELTPFRGLRYDPDRVGSLAAVTSPPYDVVVRPDGLHHLQDADPYNIVRLILPQATTPAARNEQAAATLRGWLSEGVLTADPEPALYVYEQRHADGMLQRGLIGTLRVSEPSEGIVLPHEDVMPHIVEDRAALMRATHANLEPLLLTYRGNGTAAEIVDSAAERPPLLSTTTEDGYSHRLWAITDPAETARVRTDLARHQALIADGHHRWATYLRLRAEHPSPSPWEHGLVLLVDTARYPLRVRAIHRLLHGFPVADALAALDGRFRVRRLDVPLAEALDALSNAACAGNGFLLAGDGAFHLVDRPDPALLDRTIPADFPEAWRTLDATVLHATLLDHIWHIPEDDPARIAYIHDTAATVRKAERDGGTAVLLHPVREEVVRDLARQGVTMPRKSTSFGPKPASGLVLRALDL; the protein is encoded by the coding sequence ATGAACTCAGCAGGTCACTCGGAAGCAACGGCGCCCCGAGGCCTGGAACTCACCCCGTTCCGAGGCCTGCGCTACGACCCCGACCGGGTCGGCAGTCTCGCCGCCGTCACCTCGCCGCCCTACGACGTCGTGGTCCGCCCCGACGGCCTGCACCACCTCCAGGACGCGGACCCGTACAACATCGTCCGCCTGATCCTGCCCCAGGCCACCACTCCCGCCGCCCGCAACGAACAGGCCGCCGCCACCCTGCGCGGCTGGCTGTCCGAGGGCGTGCTGACCGCCGACCCCGAGCCCGCCCTGTACGTCTACGAGCAGCGGCACGCGGACGGCATGCTCCAGCGCGGCCTGATCGGCACCCTGCGCGTCTCGGAGCCGTCGGAGGGAATCGTCCTGCCCCACGAGGACGTCATGCCGCACATCGTGGAGGACCGCGCCGCCCTGATGCGGGCCACCCACGCGAACCTCGAACCCCTCCTCCTCACCTATCGCGGCAACGGCACCGCGGCCGAGATCGTGGACAGCGCGGCAGAGCGCCCCCCGCTCCTGTCCACCACCACCGAGGACGGCTACAGCCACCGCCTCTGGGCGATCACCGACCCCGCCGAGACGGCCCGCGTCCGCACGGACCTCGCCCGCCACCAGGCCCTGATCGCCGACGGTCATCATCGCTGGGCGACCTACCTGCGGCTGCGCGCGGAGCACCCCTCCCCCAGCCCGTGGGAGCACGGCCTGGTCCTCCTGGTCGACACCGCCCGCTATCCCCTGCGCGTCCGCGCCATCCACCGCCTGCTGCACGGCTTCCCGGTCGCCGACGCCCTCGCCGCGCTCGACGGCCGGTTCCGCGTCCGGCGCCTGGACGTCCCCCTCGCGGAGGCCCTCGACGCCCTCTCGAACGCCGCCTGCGCCGGCAACGGCTTCCTCCTCGCCGGCGACGGCGCCTTCCACCTCGTCGACCGACCGGACCCGGCGCTTCTCGACCGCACGATCCCCGCCGACTTCCCCGAGGCCTGGCGCACCCTGGACGCGACCGTCCTGCACGCCACGCTCCTCGACCACATCTGGCACATCCCCGAGGACGACCCCGCCCGCATCGCCTACATCCACGACACCGCCGCGACGGTGCGCAAGGCGGAACGCGACGGCGGAACGGCGGTCCTCCTGCACCCCGTCCGCGAGGAGGTCGTGCGCGATCTCGCCCGGCAGGGCGTCACGATGCCCCGCAAGTCGACGTCGTTCGGCCCGAAGCCGGCATCGGGCCTGGTCCTGCGCGCCCTCGACCTCTGA